The genomic window CTATATTGGAGGGTTAGGCAGGAGAAGGTTCGAGGAGCCAGATCGCACCGCCGGTCGTGGAGGACGAGCGATTCCATGAAGAGACTCGCGATTGCGCTGTCCTGCATTGCGCTTTGGGGGTTGATTTCCACGCTTCCTGGCGGCTCGTCTCTCTCCGCCCCTCTCCCCGCCCAGGCCCGTGAATTCATCCCGGACACGATCCCGCAGACGGTCGTGAACCAGGTCTGCACGAATTGTCACAACGACACCCGGGTGCTGGGGAACCTCTCGCTGGAGCGTTTCGAGGTGGAGATGGCCCACCTCGAGGCGGAGACGGCGGAGAAGATGATCCGCAAGCTCCGCGCCGGAATGATGCCGCCGCCGGGGATCCGGCGCCCGCCGCCCGAAGACCTGCTCGCGCTCGCCGAAACGCTCGAGGCGCGTGTCGACGCCGTGGCGGCCGACCGCCCCGACCCCGGCGTCCGCTCGTTCCAGCGGCTGAACCGGGCGGAGTACGAACGCTCGATCCGGGCGCTCCTCGGACTCGACATCGACGCCTCCGCCTACCTGCCGAACGAGACGATCAGCGCGGGCTTCGACAACATCGCGGACGTCCAGAACCTCTCCGCGACGCTGCTCGAGGGGTACCTGACCGCGGCGAGCGAGATCAGCCGGCTCGCGCTCGGGGACCCGACCGTCACGCCGAGCGAGACGGAATACGAGGTGTCCCGATACGCCGAGCAGCGGCAGCACGTGCCCGGCACTCCGATCGGCACGCGCGGCGGGATCTCCGTCGTGCACAACTTCACCGCGGACGGGGACTACGTCTTCCGGCTCGCCTTCCAGCACGAGTCGACCGGGAACTTCTTCGGGCAGACGACGCCGTTCGACGAGCAGGTCGAACTCTCGGTGGACGGGGAACGGCGGGCGCTCATCGACATCGACCGCTGGATGCACCGGCAGGACCCCAACGGGGTTCAGGTCGAGACGCAGCCGATTCACGTGACGGCGGGGCCGCACCGCGTGTCCGCCGCCTTCATCAAGCGCTTCGACGGACCGATCGAAGACCTGGTGTCGCCGCACGAATGGAGTCTCGCGGACAAGAAGATCGGCTATTCGCACGGGATCACGGTCGTCGCCCACCTCCGCGACCTCACGATCCGGGGGCCGTTCGGCGTGTCGGGCGTGTCGGAGACGCCGACCCGGACGCGCGTGCTGACGTGCCGGCCCGAGACCGGGGATGAGGCGGCGGAGCGCCGCTGCGCGCGGGAGATCGTGGAGCGGCTGGCGGCGCAGGCCTACCGGCGGCCGGTGGACGGAGCGGATGTCGACGCACTCCTCGCCCTGTACGACGCCGGGGCGGAGGAGGACGGCTTCGAGGTCGGCATCCGGACGGCGCTCCAGGGCATCCTCGCGAGCCCGGACTTCATCTTCCGCTTCGAGGAACCGCCGGCCGGGGCGGGGACCGAGGGTCCGTATCGCATCGCGCCCCTCGATCTCGCTTCCCGGCTCGCCTTCTTCCTGTGGGGGATGCCGCCGGACGAGGCGCTCATCGAGGCGGCCCGGACGGGCGGGCTGGACGACGCGGCCGGCGTGGAAACCCAGGTCCGCCGCATGCTCGCGCACCCGAACGCCGAGGGGCTGGCGACGCGCTTCGCCGCGCAGTGGCTGCGGCTGCAGGACCTCGACAGCGTGCACCCGGACGCGCTCCGCTTCCCCGACTTCTACGAGCAGCTCGCCCGCGACATGCGCCGCGAGACGGAGCTTCTGTTCGAGCACCTGGTGCGGGAGGACCGCAGCTTCTTCGAGTTGCTGACGGCGGACTACACCTTCGTCAACGAGCGGCTCGCGCGGCACTACGGAATGGCCGGCGTGGCCGGAACCCACTTCCGGAAGGTCGACTATCCCGACGACGCCCGCCGCGGCGTGCTGGCGCACGGGAGCATCCTCACCTCGACCTCGCATGCGAACCGGACATCGCCCGTGCTGCGGGGCAAGTGGATCATGGAGGTCCTGTTCGGGACGCCGCCGCCCCCGCCGCCCCCGGACGTGCCGGACCTCGAGGCGATCGACGAGGCCGAGGAGGGCCGCTTCCTGACGGTGCGCGAGCGGCTGGAGATGCACCGCGCGAGTCCCGCCTGCCGTTCGTGCCACCGCGTCATCGACCCGCTGGGGCTCGCGCTCGAGAACTTCGACGTGACGGGCGCATACCGGATCAAGGACCAGGGGCGCACGGTCGATCCCAGCGGCGACCTGTACGACGGAACACCGCTCTCGGGGCCGGCCGACCTGCTAACCGCCCTGCTATCGCGGCGCGAGTCGCTGGCGAGGGCGTTCACCGAGAGTCTCATGGCCTACGCTCTCGGACGCCGTGTCGAGTACTTCGACATGCCGACCGTGCGCCGCATCACGCGCCGCGCCGAGGCGGAGGACTACCGCATGTCCGCCTTCATCCTCGGAGTGGCGGAGAGCCCGGCCTTCCTCATGAGCCGGGGCGGCGCCATCGTCGAACAAGACAACCAGGGGACGTGATTCAGATGGACATCATCACCGGAAAGCACATTCCGCGCCGCACCTTCCTCCGCGGAGTCGGAGCCACGGTGGCGCTTCCGATGCTGGACG from Candidatus Palauibacter soopunensis includes these protein-coding regions:
- a CDS encoding DUF1592 domain-containing protein, whose translation is MKRLAIALSCIALWGLISTLPGGSSLSAPLPAQAREFIPDTIPQTVVNQVCTNCHNDTRVLGNLSLERFEVEMAHLEAETAEKMIRKLRAGMMPPPGIRRPPPEDLLALAETLEARVDAVAADRPDPGVRSFQRLNRAEYERSIRALLGLDIDASAYLPNETISAGFDNIADVQNLSATLLEGYLTAASEISRLALGDPTVTPSETEYEVSRYAEQRQHVPGTPIGTRGGISVVHNFTADGDYVFRLAFQHESTGNFFGQTTPFDEQVELSVDGERRALIDIDRWMHRQDPNGVQVETQPIHVTAGPHRVSAAFIKRFDGPIEDLVSPHEWSLADKKIGYSHGITVVAHLRDLTIRGPFGVSGVSETPTRTRVLTCRPETGDEAAERRCAREIVERLAAQAYRRPVDGADVDALLALYDAGAEEDGFEVGIRTALQGILASPDFIFRFEEPPAGAGTEGPYRIAPLDLASRLAFFLWGMPPDEALIEAARTGGLDDAAGVETQVRRMLAHPNAEGLATRFAAQWLRLQDLDSVHPDALRFPDFYEQLARDMRRETELLFEHLVREDRSFFELLTADYTFVNERLARHYGMAGVAGTHFRKVDYPDDARRGVLAHGSILTSTSHANRTSPVLRGKWIMEVLFGTPPPPPPPDVPDLEAIDEAEEGRFLTVRERLEMHRASPACRSCHRVIDPLGLALENFDVTGAYRIKDQGRTVDPSGDLYDGTPLSGPADLLTALLSRRESLARAFTESLMAYALGRRVEYFDMPTVRRITRRAEAEDYRMSAFILGVAESPAFLMSRGGAIVEQDNQGT